Proteins from a single region of Megalopta genalis isolate 19385.01 chromosome 3, iyMegGena1_principal, whole genome shotgun sequence:
- the LOC117228183 gene encoding FK506-binding protein 59-like isoform X2 yields MRGQLIPGCFWLEPLSTEVCTCGTNRYSVKRLLFKTYINQNIKTMTAVDISPKKDGGVLKEIIKEGIGDETPSPGCKVTVHYVGTLMDGTEIDSSRQRNEPFKFDLKAGSVIKAWDIGVATMKKGEIAILTCASEYAYGAMGSPPSIPPNVTLKFEIEMIDWAGEDLSLAQDGSIERHQIIQGKNYSSIIVPSSPEEGDLVNTHLTGMYEGKVFEDRDVEFILGEGVDSGVIEGIEQALKKFNTGEKSRLIIKSKHAFKNVGKSEFDIPPDATVEYIVELKSFEKDENMWYLEGDKKIELAETYKEKGTNYFKANKYTSAARRYQKIVSLLECKNNFENLQEKRDKLILSAYLNLALCYLKLDQNVEAKDRCNKALELSPANEKALYRRGQAFLALASPEIAIGDFQTVLEIQPKNTAALKNIEICNAQIKAQLAKEKKLYANMFDKFAQEDKQEEEKLREQSDVMNVTLGEWGQEERPGGRDATAFEKENPNILMLNANGTGEFQDM; encoded by the exons ATGCGAGGCCAGTTAATTCCTGGCTGTTTCTGGTTGGAACCACTATCTACGGAAGTTTGTACGTGTGGTACAAACAGATATTCTGTAAAACgtttattatttaaaacataCATTAATCAAAACATAAAAAC aATGACTGCTGTGGATATATCTCCTAAGAAGGATGGTGGagtattgaaagaaattattaaagaaggtATCGGAGATGAAACTCCATCACCTGGATGTAAGGTAACTGTACATTACGTTGGTACCTTGATGGATGGTACAGAGATAGATTCCAGTAGACAACGTAACGAACCGTTTAAGTTTGATCTTAAAGCAGGAAGTGTTATCAAAGCTTGGGATATTGGAGTTGCTACTATGAAAAAAGGTGAAATTGCAATATTGACTTGTGCTTCTGAATATGCATACGGGGCTATGGGTAGCCCACCAAGTATTCCTCCAAATGTAACTCTTAAATTTGAA ATTGAAATGATTGATTGGGCAGGGGAAGATTTGAGCCTTGCCCAAGATGGAAGTATTGAAAGGCATCAAATTATTCAAGGAAAAAATTATAGTTCCATTATAGTTCCTTCCTCTCCTGAGGAAGGTGATTTAGTGAATa CCCATTTAACGGGAATGTATGAAGGcaaggtatttgaagatagagATGTAGAGTTTATTCTTGGTGAAGGAGTAGATTCTGGTGTTATAGAAGGTATAGAACAAGCTTTGAAAAAATTTAATACAGGAGAGAAATCAAGactaataataaaaagtaaacaTGCATTTAAAAATGTGGGAAAATCAGAATTTGATATTCCCCCTGATGCAACTGTAGAATATATAGTAGAATTGAAAAGTTTTGAAAag GATGAAAACATGTGGTATTTGGAAGGTGACAAAAAGATAGAGCTGGCTGAAACTTATAAAGAAAAAGGAACAAATTACTTTAAAGCTAACAAGTATACTTCAGCTGCTAGAAGGTatcaaaaaattgtttcactTTTGGAGtgtaaaaataatttcgaaaatctACAAGAGAAACGAGATAAACTCATCTTATCTGCATATTTAAACCTTGCTCTGTGTTACTTAAAGTTAGATCAAAATGTTGAAGCAAAAGATCGGTGTAATAAAGCTTTGGAATTAAGTCCGGCAAATGAAAAAGCATTATACAGAAGAGGACAAGCTTTTCTTGCGCTAGCATCACCTGAAATTGCAATTGGAGATTTTCAAACAGTGTTAGAAATACAACCAAAAAATACAGCAGCTCTTAAAAACATTGAAATCTGTAATGCCCAGATTAAGGCACAATTAGCAAAAGAGAAAAAATTATATGCAAATATGTTTGATAAATTCGCTCAGGAGGATAAACAG GAAGAGGAAAAGCTACGAGAGCAATCAGATGTAATGAATGTGACATTGGGTGAATGGGGGCAAGAAGAACGACCTGGTGGTAGAGATGCAACTGCCTTTGAAAAAGAGAATCCGAACATACTTATGCTCAACGCTAATGGTACCGGCGAATTTCAGGATATGTAA
- the LOC117228183 gene encoding FK506-binding protein 59-like isoform X4 codes for MRGQLIPGCFWLEPLSTEVCTCGTNRYSVKRLLFKTYINQNIKTMTAVDISPKKDGGVLKEIIKEGIGDETPSPGCKVTVHYVGTLMDGTEIDSSRQRNEPFKFDLKAGSVIKAWDIGVATMKKGEIAILTCASEYAYGAMGSPPSIPPNVTLKFEIEMIDWAGEDLSLAQDGSIERHQIIQGKNYSSIIVPSSPEEGDLVNTHLTGMYEGKVFEDRDVEFILGEGVDSGVIEGIEQALKKFNTGEKSRLIIKSKHAFKNVGKSEFDIPPDATVEYIVELKSFEKDENMWYLEGDKKIELAETYKEKGTNYFKANKYTSAARS; via the exons ATGCGAGGCCAGTTAATTCCTGGCTGTTTCTGGTTGGAACCACTATCTACGGAAGTTTGTACGTGTGGTACAAACAGATATTCTGTAAAACgtttattatttaaaacataCATTAATCAAAACATAAAAAC aATGACTGCTGTGGATATATCTCCTAAGAAGGATGGTGGagtattgaaagaaattattaaagaaggtATCGGAGATGAAACTCCATCACCTGGATGTAAGGTAACTGTACATTACGTTGGTACCTTGATGGATGGTACAGAGATAGATTCCAGTAGACAACGTAACGAACCGTTTAAGTTTGATCTTAAAGCAGGAAGTGTTATCAAAGCTTGGGATATTGGAGTTGCTACTATGAAAAAAGGTGAAATTGCAATATTGACTTGTGCTTCTGAATATGCATACGGGGCTATGGGTAGCCCACCAAGTATTCCTCCAAATGTAACTCTTAAATTTGAA ATTGAAATGATTGATTGGGCAGGGGAAGATTTGAGCCTTGCCCAAGATGGAAGTATTGAAAGGCATCAAATTATTCAAGGAAAAAATTATAGTTCCATTATAGTTCCTTCCTCTCCTGAGGAAGGTGATTTAGTGAATa CCCATTTAACGGGAATGTATGAAGGcaaggtatttgaagatagagATGTAGAGTTTATTCTTGGTGAAGGAGTAGATTCTGGTGTTATAGAAGGTATAGAACAAGCTTTGAAAAAATTTAATACAGGAGAGAAATCAAGactaataataaaaagtaaacaTGCATTTAAAAATGTGGGAAAATCAGAATTTGATATTCCCCCTGATGCAACTGTAGAATATATAGTAGAATTGAAAAGTTTTGAAAag GATGAAAACATGTGGTATTTGGAAGGTGACAAAAAGATAGAGCTGGCTGAAACTTATAAAGAAAAAGGAACAAATTACTTTAAAGCTAACAAGTATACTTCAGCTGCTAGAAG TTAG
- the LOC117228183 gene encoding FK506-binding protein 59-like isoform X3, with protein sequence MRGQLIPGCFWLEPLSTEVCTCGTNRYSVKRLLFKTYINQNIKTMTAVDISPKKDGGVLKEIIKEGIGDETPSPGCKVTVHYVGTLMDGTEIDSSRQRNEPFKFDLKAGSVIKAWDIGVATMKKGEIAILTCASEYAYGAMGSPPSIPPNVTLKFEIEMIDWAGEDLSLAQDGSIERHQIIQGKNYSSIIVPSSPEEGDLVNTHLTGMYEGKVFEDRDVEFILGEGVDSGVIEGIEQALKKFNTGEKSRLIIKSKHAFKNVGKSEFDIPPDATVEYIVELKSFEKDENMWYLEGDKKIELAETYKEKGTNYFKANKYTSAARRYQKIVSLLECKNNFENLQEKRDKLILSAYLNLALCYLKLDQNVEAKDRCNKALELSPANEKALYRRGQAFLALASPEIAIGDFQTVLEIQPKNTAALKNIEICNAQIKAQLAKEKKLYANMFDKFAQEDKQ encoded by the exons ATGCGAGGCCAGTTAATTCCTGGCTGTTTCTGGTTGGAACCACTATCTACGGAAGTTTGTACGTGTGGTACAAACAGATATTCTGTAAAACgtttattatttaaaacataCATTAATCAAAACATAAAAAC aATGACTGCTGTGGATATATCTCCTAAGAAGGATGGTGGagtattgaaagaaattattaaagaaggtATCGGAGATGAAACTCCATCACCTGGATGTAAGGTAACTGTACATTACGTTGGTACCTTGATGGATGGTACAGAGATAGATTCCAGTAGACAACGTAACGAACCGTTTAAGTTTGATCTTAAAGCAGGAAGTGTTATCAAAGCTTGGGATATTGGAGTTGCTACTATGAAAAAAGGTGAAATTGCAATATTGACTTGTGCTTCTGAATATGCATACGGGGCTATGGGTAGCCCACCAAGTATTCCTCCAAATGTAACTCTTAAATTTGAA ATTGAAATGATTGATTGGGCAGGGGAAGATTTGAGCCTTGCCCAAGATGGAAGTATTGAAAGGCATCAAATTATTCAAGGAAAAAATTATAGTTCCATTATAGTTCCTTCCTCTCCTGAGGAAGGTGATTTAGTGAATa CCCATTTAACGGGAATGTATGAAGGcaaggtatttgaagatagagATGTAGAGTTTATTCTTGGTGAAGGAGTAGATTCTGGTGTTATAGAAGGTATAGAACAAGCTTTGAAAAAATTTAATACAGGAGAGAAATCAAGactaataataaaaagtaaacaTGCATTTAAAAATGTGGGAAAATCAGAATTTGATATTCCCCCTGATGCAACTGTAGAATATATAGTAGAATTGAAAAGTTTTGAAAag GATGAAAACATGTGGTATTTGGAAGGTGACAAAAAGATAGAGCTGGCTGAAACTTATAAAGAAAAAGGAACAAATTACTTTAAAGCTAACAAGTATACTTCAGCTGCTAGAAGGTatcaaaaaattgtttcactTTTGGAGtgtaaaaataatttcgaaaatctACAAGAGAAACGAGATAAACTCATCTTATCTGCATATTTAAACCTTGCTCTGTGTTACTTAAAGTTAGATCAAAATGTTGAAGCAAAAGATCGGTGTAATAAAGCTTTGGAATTAAGTCCGGCAAATGAAAAAGCATTATACAGAAGAGGACAAGCTTTTCTTGCGCTAGCATCACCTGAAATTGCAATTGGAGATTTTCAAACAGTGTTAGAAATACAACCAAAAAATACAGCAGCTCTTAAAAACATTGAAATCTGTAATGCCCAGATTAAGGCACAATTAGCAAAAGAGAAAAAATTATATGCAAATATGTTTGATAAATTCGCTCAGGAGGATAAACAG TAA
- the LOC117228183 gene encoding FK506-binding protein 59-like isoform X1 — protein sequence MRGQLIPGCFWLEPLSTEVCTCGTNRYSVKRLLFKTYINQNIKTMTAVDISPKKDGGVLKEIIKEGIGDETPSPGCKVTVHYVGTLMDGTEIDSSRQRNEPFKFDLKAGSVIKAWDIGVATMKKGEIAILTCASEYAYGAMGSPPSIPPNVTLKFEIEMIDWAGEDLSLAQDGSIERHQIIQGKNYSSIIVPSSPEEGDLVNTHLTGMYEGKVFEDRDVEFILGEGVDSGVIEGIEQALKKFNTGEKSRLIIKSKHAFKNVGKSEFDIPPDATVEYIVELKSFEKDENMWYLEGDKKIELAETYKEKGTNYFKANKYTSAARRYQKIVSLLECKNNFENLQEKRDKLILSAYLNLALCYLKLDQNVEAKDRCNKALELSPANEKALYRRGQAFLALASPEIAIGDFQTVLEIQPKNTAALKNIEICNAQIKAQLAKEKKLYANMFDKFAQEDKQKEEEKLREQSDVMNVTLGEWGQEERPGGRDATAFEKENPNILMLNANGTGEFQDM from the exons ATGCGAGGCCAGTTAATTCCTGGCTGTTTCTGGTTGGAACCACTATCTACGGAAGTTTGTACGTGTGGTACAAACAGATATTCTGTAAAACgtttattatttaaaacataCATTAATCAAAACATAAAAAC aATGACTGCTGTGGATATATCTCCTAAGAAGGATGGTGGagtattgaaagaaattattaaagaaggtATCGGAGATGAAACTCCATCACCTGGATGTAAGGTAACTGTACATTACGTTGGTACCTTGATGGATGGTACAGAGATAGATTCCAGTAGACAACGTAACGAACCGTTTAAGTTTGATCTTAAAGCAGGAAGTGTTATCAAAGCTTGGGATATTGGAGTTGCTACTATGAAAAAAGGTGAAATTGCAATATTGACTTGTGCTTCTGAATATGCATACGGGGCTATGGGTAGCCCACCAAGTATTCCTCCAAATGTAACTCTTAAATTTGAA ATTGAAATGATTGATTGGGCAGGGGAAGATTTGAGCCTTGCCCAAGATGGAAGTATTGAAAGGCATCAAATTATTCAAGGAAAAAATTATAGTTCCATTATAGTTCCTTCCTCTCCTGAGGAAGGTGATTTAGTGAATa CCCATTTAACGGGAATGTATGAAGGcaaggtatttgaagatagagATGTAGAGTTTATTCTTGGTGAAGGAGTAGATTCTGGTGTTATAGAAGGTATAGAACAAGCTTTGAAAAAATTTAATACAGGAGAGAAATCAAGactaataataaaaagtaaacaTGCATTTAAAAATGTGGGAAAATCAGAATTTGATATTCCCCCTGATGCAACTGTAGAATATATAGTAGAATTGAAAAGTTTTGAAAag GATGAAAACATGTGGTATTTGGAAGGTGACAAAAAGATAGAGCTGGCTGAAACTTATAAAGAAAAAGGAACAAATTACTTTAAAGCTAACAAGTATACTTCAGCTGCTAGAAGGTatcaaaaaattgtttcactTTTGGAGtgtaaaaataatttcgaaaatctACAAGAGAAACGAGATAAACTCATCTTATCTGCATATTTAAACCTTGCTCTGTGTTACTTAAAGTTAGATCAAAATGTTGAAGCAAAAGATCGGTGTAATAAAGCTTTGGAATTAAGTCCGGCAAATGAAAAAGCATTATACAGAAGAGGACAAGCTTTTCTTGCGCTAGCATCACCTGAAATTGCAATTGGAGATTTTCAAACAGTGTTAGAAATACAACCAAAAAATACAGCAGCTCTTAAAAACATTGAAATCTGTAATGCCCAGATTAAGGCACAATTAGCAAAAGAGAAAAAATTATATGCAAATATGTTTGATAAATTCGCTCAGGAGGATAAACAG AAGGAAGAGGAAAAGCTACGAGAGCAATCAGATGTAATGAATGTGACATTGGGTGAATGGGGGCAAGAAGAACGACCTGGTGGTAGAGATGCAACTGCCTTTGAAAAAGAGAATCCGAACATACTTATGCTCAACGCTAATGGTACCGGCGAATTTCAGGATATGTAA